The Nomascus leucogenys isolate Asia chromosome 4, Asia_NLE_v1, whole genome shotgun sequence genome includes the window TCAGGAGGAAGCTTCATACCTTATTGTAAATGCATTATGGAAGGAATTTGATATTTCTTTGTGGGTGCTCACAAATTTGAACACTTGTGATTGtataaatgtctttctttttattaaaccaGATTGTAGACAGAGTTGTGATGTGTAGTTCACAATCAGCAATGGCAGAATTGAGCTCTTAGGAAAAGGGGGAGCCAAGTTGAAGATTTCAGGGAGTTTATCAGTCTATGGtcaaaagcacaggaaagaaGTAAGAAAATCAGATGCATTAGATTAGAGTGCATAGAGATAGTCAGGCTTAcactttagaaaatgcatgtctGGAAAGGAAGATAATCTGAAAAGGAAAGACTACTGGTCGGTAATCACCTGAATTAATCTATACTCTACCTAGTTCTGGTACAAAAGACAATGTCTTGGTAGTCATAGCTCCTGTTAACTAGAAAACATAGGAACCCACAAACTTAGATATGATGATATACTATTCCCACAACATTCAGGTACTTTCCTATTTGGTATCTATACTTACTCAGTTAAATCATGATTTGACTGAAAAAGTAATCAGGTCAGGCCCTCAATTTATCCgttgttttctgaaataattttgccATGCCATAACTTTCTCATGGCATTTTTCACTTCTGCATTCCTCAGTGTGCAGATGAGTGGATTGAGAAAGGGTGTTCCAATAGTATAAAATACCACCACCATCTTGTCCATGGGGAAAGTGGTTGGGGAgcatgtatatatgaatatacatggGCCAAAGAATAAGATGACTACAATTATGTGGGAAGTGCAAGTGGAGAGAGACTTTTTCCTCTCTTCGGCACTGTGTTTTCTCAGTAAATGCAAGATGACAATATATGAAATTATGAAAATCGTGAAACTACTTGAGCAAATTGCCCCACTGTTAGACACCAACAGCAGGTTGATCGTGTAAGTGTCCATGCAGGCAAGTTTCAACAAGGGCTGCGAATCACAGCAATAATGATCAATCAAATTGGCTCCACAGAAAGGCAATCTTAAGGCCAGAATAATCTGAGCCATAGAGTGTATAAAAGACCCTATCTAGGCAAGAAAAATCAGCATGATGCAGAACTGCCGGCTCATGATGATTGGGTAATGCAAGGGCTTATAGATGGCCACATAGCAATCAACAGCCACAAGGATGAGGACAAAGATCTCTATGCAGCCAAATAAATGTAGTGCAAAGACTTGTGTCATGCACTCATTGTAGGATATAATTTTCTTTGCAGAGAGAGCATCCACAATTAATCCAGGGGCTGTGGAAGTTGAAAAGCAAGGATCAgcaaaggacaaataaaataggaagaaGTACATGGGGCTTCCTAGTGTCCGGCTGGACTTTATGGTCACAATAATGAGCATATTCCCCAACACAGTTCCCATATAGAAAATTAAGAAGATTACAAACACTGTTCTCTGCTTCAAGGGATCCTGTGTTAATCCTAACAGTATGAATGCAGTCACACTGTTATTTTGCTGCATTGTTTCAGTTGATATGAAGAAACCACAGATTAGAAATAGTTAatctgcaaaggaaaaaaaaaggaaataaatgctaAATTTAGGGGTCAAATACATATTCTTGCAATGAAATTGCAACTTTCCAATGGATTATTATTGacaattctgtgtatttttttctgagtaaaatGGAATTCATAGTAACTATTCAATATATTTaccaaattacttttttttttttttttgagacagagtgtcgctctgtcctCTAgattggactgcagtggcatgacaaaattacacatgaaaataatacaatgagaaatagaaaaataacttaaaagcaAATCATTTTTCAAACAAAGTAAACATTAATTTAGGCGTTCGGTATGGGTAGGTATCTTCTGAGCTGAACGTGTTTCTTTAGCTGATAGCCAagaataatacatattttgtacTGTGTTGCAGTAACAGAGGAAAATGTACATGACTTACTACAACAGGCTTTCACATTATTTGAACCTGACAGTGCCATTATAATATAGAtactctctcaccactcctattcaacatagtgttggaagttctgatgagggcaatcaggcaggaaaaggaaataaagggtctttgattaggaaaagaggaagtcaaattgtccctgtttgcagatgacatgattgtatatctagaaaaccccatagtctcagcccaaaatctccttaagctgataggcaacttcagcaaagtctcaagatacaaaatcaatgtgcaaaaatcacaagcattcttatacaccaataacagacagagagccaaatcatgagtgaactcacattcacaattgcttcaaagagaataaaatacctaggaatccaacttacaagggacgtgaaggacctcttcaaggagaactacaaaccaccgctcaatgaaataaaagaggatacaaacaaatggaagaacattccattctcatgggtaggaagaatcaatatcatgaaaatggccatactacccaaggtaattgatagattcaatgccattcccatcaagctaccaatgattttcttcacagaattgaaaacaaCTACTTTAtggttcatatggaaccaaaaaaagaccccgcattgccaagtcaatccaaagccaaaagaacaaagctggaggcataatctttataagaagaagaacaGTGTCTTTTAAGATAGGTTATTTTTCCAATGTTCATTCGTGTCATGTTTTTCAGAAACTTACGTGTGAAAtccatttacatttgaaaaagctATGCTTTTGTCTGGCATATGTGttgtaaatgtattttatcatATTGGCacttcccttttaattttttactgtGTTGCTATTTGGAATATATATGTGAAAAGGTATATGGAACAATTgttcaatatttgaaatatgcaaataaatattagTTCCCATTATATATTTAACTTCTCTTTCTTGCAGTCAGGATATGGGATTCTCAAGAACATACAAACTAAAAATTCTATTGCAAGTTTCAGTCGTGACTTGGAGCACATAGATCTCATTTTCTAAATCACTGATGCTTACCTGTAAACCTGAAATTTGAAAGAATGTCCTGATTTATATGTCAATTattcttccacatttttttcattttagtctcAGTGTCTACTTGTCTCTTAAGAAAACTTTTTGAAGAACccagaaaaataaggaaagagggaagaactTAACTTTGGACAACACAATATAACAAAGCAGTACAAAGTTGAATAATAAAGGATGAATTTGGAACTGAAAAGAATTAGAACATTTTCAGAGgtaaattaaaaggaataaaaatagtcTAGGCAAGAGGTTAAAATAATTCTCATGTTGGACTGGAATGACTGACTTTTTGctcattgcaaaaattttatgtttattgtctctgtgtgtgtgtgtgtgtgtgcacgcgtgcacATGCTCGCCTACAtacatgtaaattttattaagaaatgtaATCTCAAGTATTTAAACAATCATCATTAGAATgatgcgatgtttgtctttctgtgtctggcttatttcacttaacataatgatctcccattccattcatgttgttgcaaatgactggatctcatttatttttatggctgaatagtatatacaccacattttctttatctattcatgtGTTGATGGACACTTCAGTTGCTTTCAAATGTTaactattgtaaacagtgccacaacaaacataggAGTCCAGATACccctttgatatactaatttcctttctttggggtatatgcccagcagtaggattgctggttCACatatagctcaatttttagtttttttgaataactctaaactgttctccatatGGTTGTACTAATGTACATTCACATCTACAGTGTACAAGGTTTCcctcttctccacatccttgccagcatttgttattgcctgtcttttgtatATAAGCCATTCTAActtgggtgagatgatatctcattgtagttttgatttgtatttttctgatgatcagtgatgtcaggcatttttttttttttttgagatggagttttgctcttgttgcccaggctggagtccaatggtgcaatcttggctcactgcaacctccacctcacgggttcaagcgattctacaaTTAAAGTGAAAATAAGGCAATTATAAGGGCAACTTTCACTTAATATAGAACTTCTGAATATTCCATTGATTTTGCACTTCACAATTTTACTACTTCCTTTCCTTATTTATGATTTGAACTATAAGACAAATTGAGAAAATATGTTCAGCAAAACAtgtttcgtttttgttttctgcttaccATTCTCTAAgcagaatcataaaatatgtgttttaatgACAACAATTGTCCCCACCTGACTGTGTTTACATGTCCCTTTTACCTCTGCTAACAGTAGTGACCATTTGTAGCATGTTCCCTCAGAATACAGGATggggtattttaaaatgtattatggaTTAAGCATCTGTGATGATCTGGAAAACAAGCCAGAATCCTGACTTAAGGAATGCACATTTtgctaaaacagaagaaaaactttgCAAAATGATTTGAAATCAAGGATGCTAAATGATTAGCATTAGACCAATAGAAATAGTATACGTTTCTATTAACTATAAGAAATATCCACATAAATCTTCAGTAATACAATTTGGGTCTTCTGATAATCTGtcactttgcattttattttcttttctgtagagtTGAGGACTCAAAATACTTCCTCTTATGGCTGTCCTACATGACACCCCATTTTGCTTTGCTCTCAAGCCTGGAGTACACCTCAGACTAAGTGAGAATCAGGATATGCATACCAAACAGAATTATTTTTTGATCCTGAGAAAAATTGAATTTTCTGGATCTGAGACTTCTTTATTGAAATTTAGAAGTTTGGATATATTGAGAAATTCCCAGATTAATTTGTTCACTAACCCACTTCTCTGATGGTTATCTTTAAATCAGTTTGTTTTAGGTAAATAAAtctatctgtaaaataaacaatGTGGTATCTTGTAAACAAGGTCAGCATTAGTTGTAATAAAGTAAGGAGAACAACAACTTCTTGATCCTCCACCCCAAATGCCCCAGCCTATTCTAACTGTCATTTTACTGTCTACTTTTAGGAAATCAActcttttagattccatatatgagtgagatcatgcagtacttatcttttctgttttatttcacttaacataatatcttccaggttcatccatgttgtcacaaatgatagGATTCTGAGAGGGTGAATGTTCAGTGCTCTCCCCACATGATAACTacatgaggtaatgcatatgttaattagccagACATCATTCCACTTTGTATGTATACtacaaaacatcatgttgtatggTATAAATACAGCAGttcctctgtatctgtggggTATTGGTTCCAGAACCTCCCATGGAAGACCAAAATCAGACAATGCTTGAGTTCTTGTcacaaaatggcatagtatttgacATAACTGCTGCATATTCTCccttatactttaaatcatctttagattacttataatacctaataaaatgtaaacactgtgtaaataattgttatatcATACTGGTTAGAGAAGAGCAAGACAAAAGTCTATAatgtgttcagtacagatgcaaatttttttGGAGTATTTTCCATCCATGGTTGGATTGagtccatggatgcagaacccatgaaCGTGGGGGGCTGACTACACATATAGAGGTATCTGCCaacttaagaaataataataaatttgaaaaaaaacagtaagaagaAAATTGGTCAATGACCCCCAAATTACTAAACTATTTTTAGGTACAGTTAAATGCTAAGCATTAGAAGtctgataattattattttgaaatgtgtgtgcatctgtgtgcgtgtgcgtgtgtgtgtgtgtgtgtgtgtgtgtgtgttaggctTATGGCAATACTAAAGTTATAGTGGGAAGAAATCGAGATTTTTCTCATTGGTGAAATTAGACTTGAATTATAATTGAAAATAGAATTGGTTTCTCACAGTATGGACAATATTCAAATGCCATATCAGTGACCTGTTTACCATCTAAAATGGTTGTAAAGACACAATTTTTGAACTCCTGAAGTGCTGCATTTGATGATTTCTAAATAAGTTTGCTACAAAGGCACTCTGAGTTTTCTAGATGATAATATGGGATGCCCAGATGTGGTGGCAACATCTAATGCAGAATAAGGTAGAAGTGCTGCTGGTTTGTTTTCATCCCCATGGGGTGTCAGTTAATTCCTCATCATTGGGTAAAACAGCTCCTGGAAGTGGCTCTCTATTCTGTACTTTTTCCACTGCATA containing:
- the LOC100596238 gene encoding LOW QUALITY PROTEIN: olfactory receptor 4C11 (The sequence of the model RefSeq protein was modified relative to this genomic sequence to represent the inferred CDS: substituted 1 base at 1 genomic stop codon), producing MQQNNSVTAFILLGLTQDPLKQRTVFVIFLIFYMGTVLGNMLIIVTIKSSRTLGSPMYFFLFYLSFADPCFSTSTAPGLIVDALSAKKIISYNECMTQVFALHLFGCIEIFVLILVAVDCYVAIYKPLHYPIIMSRQFCIMLIFLAXIGSFIHSMAQIILALRLPFCGANLIDHYCCDSQPLLKLACMDTYTINLLLVSNSGAICSSSFTIFIISYIVILHLLRKHSAEERKKSLSTCTSHIIVVILFFGPCIFIYTCSPTTFPMDKMVVVFYTIGTPFLNPLICTLRNAEVKNAMRKLWHGKIISENNG